One segment of Sporanaerobacter acetigenes DSM 13106 DNA contains the following:
- a CDS encoding ABC transporter ATP-binding protein, whose amino-acid sequence MYKSLLRVEHLSVDYKLNNGEVNAVRDVSFSLNKGDSLGIIGESGSGKTSLAMALMGLIKEPGKVRGNIYYEDVDINSLSKREIKSIRWNKIALVFQNSLDVLNPLLTIDEQISEVIVKHLKLSKENISKRVKELLKMVGLSIETKDYYPHQLSGGMRQRVLIAMALACDPEVLIVDEPTTALDAVYKNEIIKLLSELHEEKKFALLVISHELETISHLTSKVNVMYSGCILEKGITSEVLKNPMHTYTRGLLDSSPVINPYRDLWGIPGESGGSKESGCPFRKRCTQSIEICNTQVPKLEYVSLERQVACHRGGIVTLLEGKNINKTYKNKKTSVKACENCSIKIRSGEIVALIGESGSGKTTLAGILSGTILPQGGEVVFEEKLVSGNNCTSIKNGMQIVFQDPFSSINERFSIEEAISEPLKIIKEDSYEKIKIEVKKALEEVQLPNDENFLNRKCYTLSGGQRQRVSIARSLVMRPKLLIADEITSMLDPSTKANIIRLLKGLQNKNGFSMLYITHDLPIARKIADRVYVMHNGKIVEQGIASKIFSAPADDYTKKLVKEGMSEFN is encoded by the coding sequence ATGTATAAGTCTTTGTTAAGAGTAGAACATCTTTCGGTAGATTATAAATTGAATAATGGAGAAGTCAATGCTGTAAGAGATGTAAGCTTTAGTCTCAACAAAGGGGATAGCTTAGGAATAATAGGAGAGTCTGGTAGTGGGAAAACTTCATTGGCTATGGCACTGATGGGACTTATAAAAGAACCAGGAAAAGTAAGAGGAAATATCTATTATGAAGATGTGGATATAAATAGTCTATCTAAAAGGGAAATTAAATCTATCCGTTGGAATAAAATTGCTTTAGTTTTCCAAAATAGTTTAGATGTTTTAAATCCACTACTTACTATTGATGAACAAATAAGTGAAGTGATTGTAAAACATCTAAAATTATCTAAAGAAAATATATCTAAGAGAGTTAAAGAACTATTGAAAATGGTAGGGCTTTCAATAGAGACCAAAGACTACTATCCTCATCAGCTATCTGGTGGAATGAGACAAAGAGTTCTCATAGCTATGGCTCTTGCCTGTGATCCAGAAGTGCTGATAGTTGACGAGCCTACTACAGCTCTTGATGCAGTATATAAAAATGAAATAATTAAATTGCTTTCAGAACTTCATGAAGAGAAAAAATTTGCTTTATTGGTTATATCTCATGAATTAGAAACTATTTCTCATCTCACTTCAAAAGTAAATGTAATGTATTCAGGATGTATATTAGAAAAAGGGATTACTTCTGAAGTCCTTAAAAATCCTATGCATACTTATACTAGAGGCCTATTAGATTCTTCACCAGTTATAAATCCCTACAGGGATTTATGGGGAATACCTGGGGAGTCAGGAGGGTCTAAAGAATCTGGTTGTCCTTTTAGAAAAAGATGTACTCAAAGTATTGAGATATGCAATACTCAAGTACCTAAACTTGAATATGTATCATTGGAAAGACAGGTAGCTTGCCATAGAGGAGGAATAGTCACTTTACTCGAAGGGAAAAACATCAATAAAACATATAAAAATAAAAAAACAAGCGTAAAAGCTTGTGAAAATTGCTCAATTAAAATAAGGAGTGGAGAGATAGTAGCACTAATTGGAGAATCAGGTTCTGGCAAAACAACTTTGGCGGGTATTTTGTCTGGAACAATCCTTCCTCAAGGAGGAGAAGTTGTATTTGAAGAAAAATTGGTATCGGGAAACAATTGTACAAGTATAAAAAATGGAATGCAAATAGTATTTCAAGACCCTTTTTCATCAATAAATGAAAGATTTAGTATAGAAGAAGCCATAAGCGAACCTTTAAAGATAATAAAAGAAGATTCTTATGAAAAGATAAAAATAGAAGTAAAAAAAGCCTTGGAAGAAGTTCAGCTACCAAATGATGAAAATTTTTTAAACAGGAAATGTTACACCTTGAGTGGAGGACAAAGACAAAGAGTTTCCATAGCACGAAGTTTAGTGATGAGACCCAAATTGTTGATAGCTGATGAAATAACTTCTATGTTAGATCCATCTACTAAAGCCAATATCATAAGACTATTAAAAGGGCTGCAAAATAAAAATGGCTTTAGTATGCTTTATATAACTCACGATTTACCTATTGCAAGAAAAATTGCAGATAGGGTTTATGTAATGCACAATGGAAAAATTGTAGAACAGGGAATTGCATCTAAAATATTTTCCGCTCCAGCAGATGATTATACAAAAAAGCTTGTTAAAGAAGGAATGTCAGAATTCAATTAA
- a CDS encoding ABC transporter permease, producing the protein MKKEKLKFSSFSNLGKIAILFMILLIFMAIFSPYVCSHPYNLPSGSPFEPPNGVHWFGTDDLGMDLFSQICYGARISLLVGISAALIAGIGGGILGILAGYYGGIIDKIIMRIVDIMIVLPDLPMMIILGAFFGPSIKNIIFVLAFFSWTGPARIVRSKVLSMKKENYILVAESYGAGFGYLLFKHFIPEILPILMVTIIKLTSKAIVAEAGLAFLGLGDPTSKSWGLILNHAINFRGIYFTDFWKWWVMAPLIAIIFLVLSIAIISRDLEKILNEKL; encoded by the coding sequence ATGAAAAAAGAAAAATTAAAATTCAGTAGCTTTTCGAATTTAGGTAAAATAGCAATTTTATTTATGATATTGCTCATATTTATGGCCATATTTTCCCCATACGTATGTTCACATCCTTACAATTTACCTTCAGGTTCTCCTTTTGAACCTCCCAATGGCGTTCATTGGTTTGGAACAGATGATTTAGGTATGGACTTGTTTTCCCAAATATGCTATGGGGCGAGGATTAGTTTGTTAGTTGGAATATCTGCTGCTTTGATTGCAGGGATTGGTGGAGGGATATTGGGCATATTGGCAGGATATTATGGTGGAATTATAGACAAGATCATTATGAGAATAGTAGATATAATGATAGTACTTCCAGATTTGCCTATGATGATAATATTGGGGGCTTTTTTTGGACCCAGTATCAAAAATATAATTTTTGTATTAGCTTTTTTTTCTTGGACTGGTCCAGCTAGAATAGTCAGATCAAAAGTATTATCTATGAAAAAAGAAAATTACATACTTGTAGCAGAAAGTTATGGAGCGGGATTTGGATACTTGCTATTTAAACATTTTATCCCTGAAATATTACCTATTCTCATGGTGACAATCATAAAACTCACTAGCAAAGCCATAGTGGCTGAAGCGGGATTGGCTTTTCTAGGTCTTGGAGATCCAACATCAAAGAGTTGGGGACTCATTTTAAATCATGCTATCAATTTTCGAGGAATATATTTTACGGATTTTTGGAAGTGGTGGGTAATGGCGCCTTTAATAGCTATAATCTTTTTAGTTCTTTCCATAGCCATAATAAGTAGAGATTTAGAAAAAATATTGAATGAAAAATTGTAA
- a CDS encoding ABC transporter substrate-binding protein has translation MKKGFKFLIFIMIAAMLLSGCSNEKNVATNQKEETVAKGENKEPLEINLQGGDWGYPSPYTHYSRGPGIFKMRLIFDSLLERGEEGLIPWLAESWDISDDGKLYTFKIREGVKWQDGEPMTAEDVKFSFDYYSKYPPVSDDLGISENNYIETIEVVDENTVNIQVNEPNATLLERFGTARIIPEHIWKDVDDPTKFTDSKAVIGCGPYILTDYNEEQGAYRFEAFKDYWGPKQKVDVIKFVPVSDSLLSFENGEIDLTGITPDVLSKYENDPQYKVVESPAYWGYKLALNMKKRPEFKDKNLRQALAYAIDQEELVEKVARGAARVGSAGYLPVEHVWYNKDVKQYDFDIDKAKELLDNKTYNFTLLTGDSNPELRIAELMKINFEKAGINIEVKSVDSKSRDAAIKNGDYEMALNGYGGWGGDPDMLREQYRSKSGEKTIFSGIPGYSNEKIDELCEEQLHEMNGEKRKEIVFKLQEEIAEEIPQIPIYNTTGYVVFRPEKYDGWKHVFNHHEVTHNKISYLEMK, from the coding sequence ATGAAGAAAGGGTTTAAATTTTTAATTTTTATAATGATAGCTGCAATGTTGTTGTCAGGATGCAGCAATGAAAAAAATGTAGCAACAAATCAAAAGGAAGAAACAGTAGCAAAAGGAGAAAACAAAGAGCCATTAGAAATAAATCTCCAAGGAGGAGATTGGGGATATCCTAGTCCTTATACTCATTATTCAAGAGGACCTGGAATATTTAAAATGAGATTGATATTTGATAGTTTGCTAGAAAGAGGAGAAGAAGGGCTTATTCCTTGGTTGGCAGAAAGTTGGGATATAAGTGATGATGGAAAATTATATACCTTTAAGATAAGAGAAGGTGTGAAATGGCAGGATGGAGAACCTATGACAGCGGAAGATGTAAAGTTTTCCTTTGACTATTATTCCAAGTATCCACCTGTTTCAGATGATTTAGGTATTAGTGAAAACAATTATATAGAAACGATAGAAGTAGTGGATGAAAATACAGTAAATATTCAAGTAAATGAGCCAAATGCTACATTGTTAGAGAGATTTGGAACCGCAAGAATTATTCCTGAACATATATGGAAGGATGTAGATGATCCAACTAAATTTACTGATTCAAAAGCAGTAATAGGATGCGGACCATATATATTGACTGATTACAATGAAGAGCAAGGAGCATATAGATTTGAGGCTTTTAAAGATTATTGGGGTCCTAAACAAAAAGTAGATGTAATTAAATTTGTACCTGTTAGTGATTCCTTACTTTCTTTTGAGAACGGAGAAATAGACTTGACTGGAATCACTCCAGATGTACTTTCCAAATATGAAAATGATCCTCAGTATAAAGTTGTAGAAAGTCCTGCCTATTGGGGATATAAACTAGCATTAAATATGAAAAAAAGACCTGAATTCAAAGATAAAAATTTAAGACAAGCTCTAGCCTATGCTATAGACCAAGAGGAATTGGTAGAAAAAGTAGCAAGAGGAGCAGCAAGAGTTGGTAGTGCAGGATATTTGCCAGTAGAGCATGTATGGTATAACAAAGATGTAAAACAATATGATTTTGACATAGACAAGGCAAAAGAATTGTTAGACAATAAAACCTACAATTTCACATTGCTTACTGGAGATTCAAATCCAGAACTTAGAATTGCGGAACTTATGAAAATAAATTTTGAAAAAGCAGGTATAAATATAGAAGTTAAGAGTGTAGATTCTAAATCAAGAGATGCAGCTATCAAAAACGGAGACTATGAAATGGCCTTAAATGGATATGGCGGATGGGGTGGCGACCCAGATATGCTTAGAGAACAGTATAGAAGTAAAAGTGGTGAGAAAACTATATTTTCAGGTATTCCTGGTTATAGCAATGAAAAGATAGATGAATTGTGTGAAGAACAATTGCATGAAATGAACGGAGAAAAGAGAAAGGAAATTGTTTTTAAACTTCAAGAGGAAATTGCAGAAGAAATACCTCAAATTCCTATCTACAATACTACTGGATATGTTGTATTTAGGCCAGAAAAATATGATGGATGGAAACATGTATTTAACCATCATGAAGTAACTCACAACAAAATATCTTATTTAGAAATGAAATGA
- a CDS encoding ABC transporter permease, with translation MKNNTMDKERANFALSFDSIIDQLIFWIVIISLLLFILYPVVMVISTSFFHRGTFTLDNYKNLLNPDNLKLIKDSLFVAGISSILSTIFSFCIALFTFVERKEIKKIIYRALMLSMISPPFVSSLALIILFGRRGIITHNLLGLSVNPYGWQGIVLLQTLGGIPLSSIMLISALHSIDTRQILASRDLGAITTQTIRNIVIPSIFPTILSVLFLSFTMNLADFGTPIIIGGKFKMLATETYMTIFSSGDLGKAAAMSVLLIPPAILSFIFYRKNMTSVDNRATGTKALGNENYDFQLPIWLKFVLTFITVSFFIIVVLKYGSIILSAFSINTSGKLTFTLKHFEEVKFAYTPAFLRSIIFAVIAGFVSSVIGVLLSYYTHRRKIKGMSFIEFVSALPYIIPGIFFGLGYIVGFNKEPLLLTGTTTIVILNSTFRHISVANKATNAAFTTIDTRIEDASRDLGASKFKTITNIIFPLLRPVFLTSFINTFTACMTTVGAIIFLVSPKNVVASIVMFKSITNGQYGPASVMASILILITVSVNLIAIKLLNAKEMY, from the coding sequence GTGAAAAATAATACTATGGATAAGGAAAGAGCAAATTTTGCTCTTTCCTTTGACTCTATAATAGACCAATTAATTTTTTGGATTGTAATTATTAGTTTACTCCTTTTTATCTTATATCCAGTTGTGATGGTTATTTCAACTAGCTTTTTTCATAGGGGTACTTTTACTTTGGATAATTATAAAAACTTATTGAATCCTGACAATCTCAAGTTAATAAAAGATAGTCTATTTGTAGCTGGTATCTCTTCAATTTTATCAACTATTTTTTCATTTTGTATAGCTCTTTTTACCTTTGTTGAAAGAAAAGAAATTAAAAAGATTATTTATAGAGCACTTATGTTGTCTATGATATCACCACCTTTTGTTTCTTCTTTGGCCTTGATCATTCTATTTGGTCGTCGTGGAATCATTACCCATAATTTATTAGGACTAAGCGTGAATCCTTATGGATGGCAGGGTATTGTACTATTGCAGACCTTAGGTGGAATACCGCTATCTTCTATAATGCTTATTTCTGCACTACATTCAATTGATACCAGGCAGATATTAGCTTCTAGGGATCTTGGAGCTATAACTACACAAACTATAAGAAATATTGTCATACCTTCAATTTTCCCTACTATACTATCTGTATTGTTTTTAAGCTTTACAATGAATTTGGCTGACTTTGGAACCCCTATAATTATCGGTGGAAAGTTTAAAATGCTTGCTACTGAAACTTATATGACTATATTTTCTAGTGGAGATTTAGGAAAAGCTGCAGCCATGTCTGTACTATTGATTCCACCTGCTATCCTTTCATTTATATTTTATCGCAAAAACATGACAAGTGTTGACAACAGAGCAACTGGCACCAAAGCTCTTGGAAATGAGAACTATGATTTTCAGTTGCCTATTTGGTTAAAATTTGTATTGACTTTCATCACAGTTTCTTTTTTCATAATAGTGGTACTTAAATATGGTAGTATAATTCTATCTGCCTTTTCCATAAATACTTCAGGAAAATTAACTTTTACTTTAAAGCACTTTGAAGAAGTTAAGTTTGCATATACTCCTGCTTTTTTAAGAAGTATAATCTTTGCAGTTATAGCAGGATTCGTATCATCTGTAATAGGTGTTTTGTTGTCATATTATACTCACAGGAGAAAAATCAAGGGGATGAGTTTTATTGAATTTGTCTCTGCATTGCCATATATTATACCCGGTATTTTCTTTGGACTAGGATATATAGTTGGGTTTAACAAAGAACCTTTATTGCTTACAGGAACTACTACAATTGTCATATTGAACTCGACTTTTAGACATATATCAGTAGCAAATAAAGCTACCAATGCTGCATTTACTACAATTGATACCAGAATAGAAGATGCCTCCAGAGATTTAGGAGCATCAAAGTTTAAAACTATTACAAACATTATATTTCCTCTTTTGAGACCTGTTTTTCTGACTAGCTTTATAAATACTTTTACAGCTTGCATGACTACCGTTGGAGCTATTATATTTTTAGTATCACCTAAAAATGTAGTTGCATCTATAGTCATGTTTAAAAGCATTACCAATGGACAATATGGGCCTGCTTCTGTGATGGCCAGCATATTGATTTTAATCACTGTGAGTGTAAATTTAATTGCTATAAAGCTGTTGAATGCAAAGGAGATGTATTGA
- the larC gene encoding nickel pincer cofactor biosynthesis protein LarC: MHKKTLYLECFSGISGDMTVGALLDLGADENLLRQGLDSLKVHGYDIKIGRTQKCGIDACDFDVVLHEDDKHTYDNVHHHEHRNLYDICKIIDEGQISDRAKDIAKKIFNIVAKAESKAHGVDIEKVHFHEVGAIDSIVDIVAVAICIDNLDIDEVVVSKIYEGTGHVKCQHGTIPVPVPAVTNIVIDNALSIKITDNSGEMITPTGAAIAAALKTKEGLPEDCKIIKIGLGAGKKDFEKANILRAFIIEEVSKEASEDHIWVLETNLDDCSGENLGFVVEKLMGSGGKDVFYTPIFMKKNRPGYKLTVLCEEENIKSMESIIFKNTTSIGIRRYRTDRTILKREIINIDSEYGQVRVKVCFFEGDKYYYPEYEDVKSICDKTGFSFKTVYDRVKLILS; encoded by the coding sequence ATGCATAAAAAGACATTGTATTTAGAATGTTTTTCAGGTATAAGTGGTGATATGACAGTAGGAGCCTTGTTAGACCTAGGAGCAGATGAAAATTTGTTAAGGCAAGGATTAGATAGTTTAAAAGTTCATGGTTATGATATTAAAATTGGAAGAACTCAAAAATGTGGCATAGATGCTTGTGATTTTGATGTTGTATTGCATGAAGATGATAAGCATACTTATGACAATGTTCACCATCATGAACACAGGAATCTATATGACATATGTAAAATAATAGATGAAGGACAGATATCTGATAGAGCAAAAGATATTGCAAAAAAAATATTTAATATTGTAGCAAAAGCTGAATCTAAAGCTCATGGAGTAGATATAGAAAAAGTTCATTTTCATGAAGTTGGTGCAATCGATTCCATTGTTGATATTGTGGCAGTGGCTATATGTATTGACAATTTGGATATTGATGAAGTTGTTGTGTCTAAAATATATGAAGGGACTGGTCATGTAAAGTGTCAGCATGGAACAATTCCAGTTCCAGTGCCAGCTGTTACAAATATAGTTATTGACAACGCATTATCAATTAAAATTACTGATAATTCAGGTGAAATGATAACACCTACAGGTGCAGCAATAGCTGCAGCTCTTAAGACAAAAGAAGGTTTGCCTGAAGATTGTAAAATAATAAAAATTGGACTTGGAGCAGGTAAAAAGGATTTTGAAAAAGCAAATATATTGAGAGCATTTATCATTGAAGAGGTGTCTAAAGAAGCTTCCGAAGACCACATTTGGGTGTTGGAGACCAATTTAGATGACTGTAGCGGAGAAAATCTTGGATTTGTTGTGGAAAAGCTTATGGGAAGCGGGGGAAAGGATGTTTTTTACACTCCTATTTTCATGAAAAAAAATAGACCTGGATACAAGTTGACCGTATTGTGTGAAGAAGAAAATATTAAATCTATGGAATCAATAATATTTAAAAATACCACTTCCATAGGTATTAGAAGATATAGAACTGATAGGACAATATTGAAGCGAGAAATAATAAATATTGATAGTGAATATGGACAAGTGAGAGTTAAAGTTTGCTTTTTTGAAGGGGATAAATATTATTATCCAGAATATGAAGATGTAAAAAGTATATGTGATAAAACAGGATTTAGTTTTAAAACTGTGTATGATAGGGTTAAATTGATATTAAGTTAA
- the tsaA gene encoding tRNA (N6-threonylcarbamoyladenosine(37)-N6)-methyltransferase TrmO, translating to MLIEMKPIGYIKSPYKNLKGIPRQSILSEDSAVIEILPQYKEGIEGIKENSFGVILFYFHKTTGEVPLKQTPYNSDEFTGVFSTRSPRRPNGIGMSIVKFIKVEEGKIEIQGVDMVDGTPVLDIKPYAPQLNPKVE from the coding sequence ATGCTGATAGAAATGAAGCCTATAGGCTATATAAAATCTCCCTATAAAAATTTAAAGGGTATACCAAGGCAAAGTATACTATCTGAAGATAGTGCTGTCATTGAAATATTGCCTCAATACAAGGAAGGGATCGAAGGCATCAAAGAAAATAGTTTTGGAGTGATTTTGTTTTATTTTCACAAAACTACTGGGGAGGTGCCATTAAAACAAACTCCTTATAATTCAGATGAGTTTACAGGAGTTTTTTCAACTAGATCGCCAAGAAGACCAAATGGTATAGGAATGTCTATTGTTAAATTCATAAAAGTGGAAGAGGGTAAAATAGAAATTCAGGGGGTAGATATGGTAGATGGAACTCCGGTATTGGATATAAAACCCTATGCTCCACAGTTAAATCCAAAGGTAGAGTAA
- a CDS encoding DUF3842 family protein, which yields MDKITTVAVIDGQGGGIGSIIIEKLKSKIPNIKILALGTNANATKSMLKAGANEGATGENAIVYNAKEADIIMGVVAILMPNSMMGELSPKMAEAIGGSHAMKILIPLSKCNIKIAIPGEYNIQQCIDSSVELVKDHISNLE from the coding sequence ATGGATAAGATAACAACTGTGGCTGTAATAGATGGCCAAGGTGGCGGAATTGGAAGCATAATTATTGAAAAATTAAAGTCTAAAATACCCAATATAAAAATCTTGGCATTAGGAACCAATGCAAATGCTACTAAAAGTATGCTAAAAGCTGGAGCTAATGAAGGAGCAACAGGTGAAAATGCTATTGTCTATAATGCAAAAGAGGCAGATATAATTATGGGTGTTGTGGCAATACTTATGCCAAATTCCATGATGGGAGAATTATCACCTAAAATGGCCGAAGCTATTGGAGGAAGTCACGCAATGAAAATCTTAATACCATTATCCAAATGCAATATTAAAATAGCAATTCCTGGAGAATATAATATACAGCAATGTATAGATTCTAGTGTAGAACTAGTAAAAGATCATATAAGCAATTTAGAATAA
- a CDS encoding ABC transporter permease, with amino-acid sequence MNCIKRIVEYIIVFFVIISFNFFIPRLMPGDPFTFLSSDEGSVHSSYTDEQIEKYKAYYGLDKPLWEQYKDYICNLFRGDLGYSIYYNEAVSSIILKRVVWTIGIVVISIILSSLLGIFVGAFSAWHRNSSIDKVIYSIMIVFSEIPSFLIAMLLLFGLAADMGWFPLSGGITVFGEYGNVFEKIKDIVHHGFLPVLALVLSQTGGYYLLSRNSMITVLSKDYMLTAAGKGLDNRRIIFRHGLKNAILPVITRIFMNLGSVFGGAILVENVFSYPGIGRLMREAVMVRDYALMQGIFLNICILVLTMNFLADIVCRKIDPRVD; translated from the coding sequence ATGAATTGTATTAAGAGAATTGTTGAATATATAATAGTGTTTTTTGTTATTATATCCTTTAATTTTTTCATCCCCAGGCTTATGCCTGGGGACCCATTTACATTTCTGTCATCTGATGAAGGCAGTGTTCACAGTTCATATACTGATGAGCAAATAGAAAAATATAAGGCCTACTATGGATTGGACAAGCCTCTTTGGGAACAATACAAAGACTATATATGCAATTTATTTCGAGGAGATTTAGGATATAGCATATATTACAATGAAGCTGTTTCATCTATAATACTTAAAAGAGTAGTATGGACAATTGGAATAGTAGTTATTTCTATTATTTTAAGCAGTTTGCTTGGAATATTTGTTGGAGCTTTTTCTGCATGGCATAGAAATAGCTCAATTGATAAAGTCATATATTCTATCATGATAGTTTTTTCAGAAATACCATCTTTTTTAATAGCCATGCTGTTGTTGTTTGGACTAGCAGCGGATATGGGATGGTTTCCCTTATCTGGAGGAATCACTGTATTTGGAGAGTATGGAAATGTATTTGAAAAAATCAAAGATATTGTTCATCATGGCTTTTTGCCTGTATTGGCCTTGGTTTTATCCCAAACAGGAGGGTATTATTTATTGTCTAGAAATAGCATGATAACAGTTCTTTCTAAAGATTATATGCTTACAGCTGCGGGAAAAGGACTAGATAATAGAAGGATTATATTTAGACATGGTCTTAAAAATGCCATATTGCCAGTCATAACTAGGATATTCATGAATTTAGGTTCAGTATTTGGCGGGGCAATATTGGTGGAAAATGTATTTAGCTATCCTGGCATAGGACGACTTATGAGGGAAGCAGTCATGGTTAGAGATTATGCCTTGATGCAAGGAATATTTTTAAATATATGTATTTTAGTTTTAACTATGAATTTTTTAGCGGATATAGTATGTAGAAAAATAGACCCTAGGGTGGATTAG
- the larB gene encoding nickel pincer cofactor biosynthesis protein LarB encodes MDVHEILNKIKNNEMSIEDGEEILKKLPYEDLGFAKLDHHRSLRSGFGEVIYCSGKSDKHLIKIFQNFNERDFNVLGTRASKEQFLKVKEVISEAEYDELSGIIKIVKKSIDKIGCIAVCTGGTSDIPVAEEAAQTAEFFGSNVVRIYDVGVAGIHRLLSKMDDIRKANCVVAVAGMEGALPGVIAGMIDKPVIAVPTSVGYGANFQGLSSLLTMLNSCAEGISVVNIDNGFGAGYISTQINRLAVRGNA; translated from the coding sequence ATGGATGTTCATGAAATATTAAATAAAATAAAAAACAACGAAATGTCTATAGAAGATGGAGAAGAAATACTAAAAAAGCTTCCCTATGAGGACTTGGGTTTTGCCAAATTAGATCATCATAGAAGTTTACGTTCAGGGTTTGGAGAAGTTATATATTGTAGTGGAAAATCGGATAAACATTTGATAAAAATCTTTCAAAATTTCAATGAAAGAGATTTCAATGTATTGGGTACTAGAGCTTCTAAAGAACAGTTTTTAAAAGTTAAGGAAGTAATTTCTGAAGCAGAGTATGATGAATTGTCGGGAATTATTAAAATAGTAAAAAAAAGCATAGATAAAATTGGATGCATTGCTGTATGTACAGGTGGGACATCAGATATTCCAGTGGCTGAGGAGGCAGCTCAAACTGCCGAGTTTTTTGGTAGCAATGTAGTCAGGATATATGATGTTGGCGTAGCTGGAATACATAGACTGTTGTCTAAAATGGATGATATTCGAAAAGCTAATTGCGTTGTAGCAGTAGCTGGAATGGAAGGGGCATTGCCAGGGGTTATTGCAGGAATGATTGACAAACCAGTAATTGCCGTACCAACGTCTGTTGGATATGGTGCCAATTTTCAAGGATTATCATCATTGTTGACGATGCTTAATTCATGTGCAGAAGGAATTTCTGTAGTAAATATTGATAATGGATTTGGGGCTGGTTATATAAGTACACAAATTAATAGATTGGCGGTGCGAGGAAATGCATAA
- a CDS encoding ABC transporter ATP-binding protein: protein MFLKLVNLTKMFDEENGVKNINIDVNEGEFVTILGPSGCGKTTTLNLIGGFLKADSGQILLEGEDMKDLPPEKRPVSTVFQSYALFPHMNVVENVSYGIRFYRKEKKKKALKIAMEYINIVGLSGYEKYKVGNLSGGQQQRVALARSMATNPKILLLDEPLSNLDASLRVKMREELKDLQNKLNITMIFVTHDQSEALSLSDKIVVMNKGNIMQIGSPSEVYFSPTNEYVASFIGKSNLIEISGDRFLVRPEDIKFRPNSEGKYTIKHKIFMGQYTEYIVSDGEKNIEVNLSGKENASFLIGSKIDLEIAHKTQLRVI from the coding sequence ATGTTTCTAAAATTGGTGAATTTAACTAAAATGTTTGATGAAGAAAATGGAGTTAAAAATATAAATATAGATGTGAATGAAGGTGAATTTGTCACTATTTTAGGCCCTTCTGGCTGTGGGAAAACTACTACATTAAATCTAATTGGCGGATTTTTAAAAGCTGATAGTGGACAAATTCTTCTTGAAGGAGAAGATATGAAAGATTTGCCGCCAGAAAAACGTCCAGTGTCTACAGTTTTTCAAAGCTACGCTCTATTTCCTCATATGAATGTAGTGGAAAATGTTAGTTATGGCATTAGATTTTATAGAAAAGAAAAAAAGAAAAAAGCTTTAAAAATTGCCATGGAGTATATCAATATAGTTGGTCTATCTGGATATGAAAAATATAAAGTTGGAAACTTAAGTGGTGGTCAACAACAAAGAGTAGCACTGGCAAGATCTATGGCTACAAATCCTAAAATTTTATTGCTGGATGAACCTTTAAGTAATTTAGATGCTAGCTTGAGAGTAAAGATGAGAGAAGAATTAAAGGATTTACAAAACAAGCTGAATATTACTATGATATTTGTAACTCATGACCAAAGTGAAGCTTTAAGTTTGTCAGATAAAATTGTAGTTATGAACAAGGGAAATATCATGCAAATAGGCTCCCCTTCAGAAGTATACTTTTCCCCTACCAATGAATATGTAGCTTCTTTTATTGGTAAATCTAATTTAATTGAAATTTCTGGAGACCGATTTTTAGTAAGACCTGAAGATATTAAATTTAGACCAAATTCTGAAGGAAAGTATACAATTAAACACAAAATATTCATGGGTCAATATACAGAATATATAGTTTCTGATGGAGAGAAAAATATAGAAGTCAATTTAAGCGGCAAAGAAAATGCAAGTTTTTTAATTGGTAGCAAAATTGATTTGGAAATAGCTCATAAAACTCAATTAAGGGTCATTTGA